From the Streptomyces nodosus genome, the window GTCAGCTTCAGACCGCTGGCGTCCAGCGCCTTCTGCGCGGCGGCTCCGCACGGCACGGTCTTGTCGCACAGGACGACCTTGAGACCGGACTTGGTGAGGTCCTTCAGGGAGGAGATCTTGTCCGGGTTGCCGGGCAGGGTGGCGATCTCCAGCTGGTTGCGCACAAAGGTGACCGGCGTGTCGGCCGTGTCCTTCGCATCCGTCACGATGGCCATCGTCTTGGGGCTGGCGGCGGCGAAGACATCGGCCGGCGCACCCCCGGTGATGCTTGCGGCGAGCGTGTCGCTGCCACCGAAGCTGAAGGTCACCGTGGTGCCCGGGTGCTGCTTCTCGAACGTCTGGCCGAGGGCCGTGAAGCTCTCCTTGAGGGAGGCGGCGGCGAAGACCGTGACCGTGCCGGACACCTTGGCGGAGGAGGGAGCCGAGGCCCCCGACGTCTCCTTGGAGCCGGAGTCGGACGAGCCGGAATCGGACGAGGAGGAGCAGGCGCTCAGGGCCAGCAGGCCGGCGGCCACCGCTCCGGTCAGCTGTAGTGTCCGGCGGCTCCGACGCTCGGAACGGGTCATCACGGGTCCACTCCCTCGGATCGGCCAGGAGGGATTCCCGAACCCCTCCGATATGCCGATCATACTGTTGCGGATGCTGGCCGGTAGGGCCTTTCGGCATGGCAGGAGCAGGGCCGGTTTTCTGGTCAGGGTGGCATCTGCGTTTGCTGGGGGCTGGGTGCTTCCTCACCGCTGCGGGGCGCGGTACGGAGCTGACGGATGGTCACACCGGGCACCGAAGGGCGCGCCGCCCGGACCCGTCCGCGTCGCCCGGACCCGTCCGGTGTCGCCCGGACCCGTCCGGCAGATCGGGCCCCGCCCGGTCGATCGGGCCCGTTCGCTCAGGCCCGGTCGATATGCACGTTCGTCGACTTCACCCGGGCGGTGGCCTCCATCCCGACCTCCAGGCCCAGTTCCTCCACGGCCTCCCTGGTCAGCAGGGACACCAGTCGGTGCGGCCCCGCCTGGATCTCCACCTGGGCGGCCACATCACCGAGCTTCACGGCGGTGACGATCCCCGGGAACGCATTGCGGACCGAGGTGTAGGACGGGGCGTCCTCCTCGTCCGCGCCGCCGCGGGCCAGTTCCACCGAGAACGCGGCCAGGTCCGCGCCGTCGATGACCCGGCGCCCGCCCTCGTCGCGGCGGGTGGCCACCCGGCCCGCGTCCGCCCACCGTCGCGCGGTGTCCGGGCTCACTCCCAGCAGACGGGCGGCCTGGCCGATTGTGTAGGACTGCATGGGCGCCACGATAGGCGCCCCGGGTGATCATGGGCGCACCTGGTGGCGGCCGAACACTCCGTCGGACCCGCACGTGGACACTTATGACGCCTGGACCCACGGAACCGCGGACGCACAGGGCGAGATGCGGGCGCGCGGAGGCACGAGACACGCGACGGACGGGCCCGAGGTCGAAACCGGCGTGGGCGACCGCGTCCGCATGGCAGGATCCCACGGCATGGGCGCGTCCTGGGCGGTGCGGAGTGTGCGCGCGGCGGTGTTCGCCGTCGTGTGCGTGCTGCTCGCCGCCGGGGGACACACGCTGGCCACCGGCTTCGCCCCACCGCTGTGGGTCGAAGCGGGCGGATTCCTGGCCGTGTTCACCGTCGGCACGGCGCTCGCCGCGCGCGAGCGCTCGCAGTTCGGTATCGGCGCCGCGATGCTCGTGGTGCAGGGCGGGCTCCACCTCGCCTTCGACGCGGCCGGCCCGCCGGACGCGCCGACGCACCCGGCGATGCACTCGCCGGGCCTGCCCACGGAAGCGCACGGCGCGGGCCCGCATGCGGCGATGTACAGCGAGGGCCTGCACGCGGCGATGCACATGATGGGCACGCCCATGACAGGCATGTCCATGGCGGCGATGCCTTCGGGCATGCCCCTGGCCGCCCCGTCGCACGGCATGTCCGCTCCCGCCGTCGTCGCGCATCTGGCCGCCGCCCTCGTCGCCTCCTGGTGTCTGCGGCGTGGCGAGGCCGCCCTGTGGTCGCTGCTGCGCAAGGCCGTCGCGTTCGTACCGGGCCTCGCCGCCTGGTGGCGTACGGCGGCACCGCTGCCGGGGTACGCCCTGCCGACCGGCCCCTTCGCCTCTCGGCGTCACCCCCTCCGGCAGACACTGCTGCGCCACGCCCTGTCCCGGCGCGGTCCGCCCCGAGCACCCCGTACCCGACCCACCCCCCCATATCGAGCACGAGTACGGAGCTTCCCCACCCATGTCCCCGATGCGTACCACCCTGCGCCGCGCCGGCACCGTCACCGCACTGGCCGCCGTGAGCGTCCTCGCCGCGGCGGGCGCGGCCTTCGCCCATGTCACCGTCCACCCGGAGAGCTACGCCAAGGGCTCCACCGACGGTGTGCTGACCTTCCGGGTGCCCAATGAGGCGGACACCGCCGCGACCACCAAGGTGCAGGTCTTCCTGCCCACCGACCACCCGATCCTGGGCGTGCTGGTCAGTCCGCAGGACGGCTGGACCGCGCAGATGACCACCACCAAGCTGAAGAAGCCGGTCAAGACGGACGACGGCACCGTCACGGACGCCGTCTCCGAGATCACCTGGACCGGCGGGCGCATCCGGCACGGCCAGTACCAGGACTTCCAGGTGGCCTTCGGTCAGCTCCCGGACGACACCGACCAGTTGACCTTCAAGACGTTGCAGACCTACTCCGACGGAAATGTCGTCCGCTGGATCGAGGAGACCCACAAGGGCGGTGACGAGCCCGAGAACCCGGCGCCCGTCCTCCGGCTCACCGCCGAGGGCACGGCCCAGGACAGCGGTACGGCGGCCTCCGCCCCCGCCGCGACGCAGGAGAAGTCCGGCGGTTCCACGGCGCAGGCCGCCTCCGGCAGCGACTCGACCGCCCGTGGGCTCGGGGTGGCCGGCCTGGTCGTGGGCGCCCTGGGCCTGGCCGCCGCGGGCTTCGCGCTCGCCCGCGGCCGTACCCGTCCGTCGACGTCGACACCCTCCTCCGAGTGACCGCACCCCGCCCCGCCGACGGCACCCTCCGTCGGCGGGGCGGGGGAGGGGCGGTCATGGCGCGGGTGCCGGCTCGCGTTCCAGTGGGACGTCCTGGCTCGACAGGGTCATGGGGGACGCGGTGAAGGCACGCACCCGGATGCGGGCGCCCTTCCCGGGGAGGACGAGCCGCCCGTCGGGTGACTGGAGCAGATAGGTGGCCCTCGCATGGCCGGCGACCGACGAGGGTCCGGCGAGCACCTTCCAGTAGCGGCTCATGCCTTGACCGGTGGTCACCATGAAGTGCGGTTGGAGGTCCGCGTCGCCGGTGTTGTGGACCCGTACCGTGAGCGTCCTGACCGTGAGGGCCGTCCGGGAGGCCGCGGTGGCCTTCATGCGCAGTGGCGGTCCCCCGGTCGCCGCCAGGGTCACGGCCGCCAGCGACGGGGCCAGCAGGGCCGCCGCCACCGCCGTACGGAAGCCCCGTCGTCCCTGCGGCAACCGGGGCTGCCAGGCGGTGGCGAAAGCTCCGGGCGGCACGGTGACGGCGGCGGCCAGCCACAGCGGCGTCATCAGCAGGTAGTAGCCGTCCTGAGAGCGGGTCGCGAGGAAGAAGGCGCACCAGGGCAGCACCGTCGCGGCCGGACCCAGCCGGCGCACGAACAGGACGAACACCGCCAGCAGGCCCGCCGTGAGCAGCATTCCCGCATGGGAGTACCAGACCACGCGGTCGCTGCCGTCGGTGAAGTACAGGGAGATGTCGACCAGGCCCTGGCCGTGGAGGACGGCCCCCTGGGTGAGCGGCAGCGCGATGCCCGAGAGCCAGGTGCGCGGCTCGCTCACCACGAAGTACGCGTTGATCAACAGCCAGGTGGCGGCGGCCGTACCGGCGATGCGTGCCACGGCCGCAGCGGCGCCGCGCGGCCCCAGCTCGCCGCGGCGCAGCGCATAGACCCCGGCGATCAGGAACGGCGTAAGGAACCACGGCAGTTGCTGGGAGGCGCAGGCGGCGCCCAGACAGGCCGCGCGCGCCCAGTCGGCCCGGCCGCCGGTGCCCATGCGGGTCCAGCGCACCACCACCGGGACCAGGAAGGCCAGTGCGACGACCGCCGGATAGCCGAGCCGGGCGTACGTCGGGACCAGGCCGAAGCCCAGACACACCAGCGTCGCCGCCGAACGCCACGGGACCGGCAGCAGCTTCCACATGACGATCGTGCCGAGGACCAGCGCGCTCGTGGTGACCAGGGCCGCCGGCAGCGCGCCATGGCCCAGCCACAGCAGTGGCGCGGTGAGCAGCATGGTCAGCGGTGGATAGCCGTAGGTGTAGTCGTAGCCGCCGGTCACCGTCGGGGTGTAGGCGATGTTGTGCCGGAACAGCCAGGGCCACGGCTGCCCGTACGTCGGCCGGCCGTGGAGCAGTTCCCGGGCCGCCTGGGTGGTGAGGGCCGACTCGTCGCTGAAGCCGTGCTTCACGGACAGGGCGCAGTAGACGAGCGCGACGGCCGTCACCAGCACGACGAGGTCGAGGCGGGCCAGCGACCGGGTGCCGCGCACCACCAGTGCCAGCACACCGGTGATCAGGATCGACGCGTAGCAGACGCAGACGACCGCGGCGATCGTCAACTGGTGGCCGGCCGCGGAGGTCCACACCCCGCGCGTCCCGATGAACAGGCTGATGTCCGCGAGCAGCGTCAGAACGCGATGCCACTGCGCGGCGTCCCGGTCCGGCTGGTCCCGCATCGTGGCCGGGCTCGCCGATCGGCTGACGGTCGCTGGTCCTGCTTCTGTCAACTGCACGACAGGGAAGGTAAAGGGGCCCGATGAAGGCCACCCGTCCGGACGTGAAGAGTCCGGTGTGAGGGTCGTAAGAAGCACCCGTACGGGTGGCTGTCTCCGGCTGTTCCGGGCCGGGCCGCCGCATGTCACACAGGTTCCCCCGCCGGTGACCGGACGGCTCGGTGCCTGGTCGTCCCGGGTCGCCCGGGAGAGCCGTACACACACGGTGGAGGATGTCGCGGTACGTGTCGCAGTTGGGCCGAACGGGTGACCATGCGTAAGAATTGGCCGATGCAGACGATGAGGGCGAGTCAGCGCGGGGAGGGCCGGTGAACAGCCACGATGTCACCGACGAACAGTGGGAGGGGCTTGCTCAGGTCGTTCCGCTGCGTGGCCGGGACGCCTGGCCGTCCGCGGTCGACCACCGCGCGACGCCCTATGCCGAGACCGAGACGCGACGCCGCCTGGTGGTGCTTCGGGTCAATGTGTTCGCGGACGCCCGTGAGGTGGCTCAGACACTGATGGCGGGGGTGCCCGTGCTGCTCGATCTGACGGGCGCCGAGACCGAGGTCGCCAAGCGGGTGCTGGACTTCAGCACGGGGGTGGTCTTCGGGCTCTCCTTCGGGATGCACCGGGTCGACCGCAATGTGTTTCTGCTGACGCCGAAGGGGACCGAGGTGCGTGCCCTGATGGAGGGGGCGGAGGCTCCGGGGATCTGAGGTCCGGCAGGGCGGCTTGCCGCGCGCTGCGGGCCGGTGGGGCCCCATGGCCGGAGGGTTGCGGGTGCCTCGGGGGGAGAGCGGGCGCGGTGACCGAGGTGCCGGGGGCCGTGGGGGCGGACGGACGGGCGGTGGTAGACCTGTGCCCGTGACGGAAGAAGAACCCGGACGGCGCGAGGGCCTGGATGTGGCGGGGTTGCAGCGGCGGCTCGCCGACTTCGCCGCGGCACGCGACTGGCAGCCGTACCACACGCCCAAGAACCTGGTGGCCGCGCTCAGCGTGGAGGCTTCCGAACTGGTCGAGATCTTCCAGTGGCTGACGCCGGATCAGTCCGCTCGGGTGATGGACGACCCCGGCACGGCGCACCGGGTGACCGACGAGGTGGCGGACGTGCTCGCGTATCTGCTCCAGCTGTGCGAGGTGCTGGGCATCGATGCGCTGTCGGCGCTGGATGCGAAGATCGACCGCAATGAGAAGAGGTTTCCGGTGCCGGGAGCGGAGTGAGCCGGAGCCGCCCCCGCACGGGGGCCGGGCCAGGCAACAGGAACCCGTTCCTCCGCTGTCACTCTCCGGAGTTATGGAGTTGTCCCAGTCTCCTTGGTTGTCCACAGATTTCGCCTCACCTCTGGCTTTTCGTCCCGAGTGCCTTCACTCTGGGTAGTGGACAACGGAGTTCGGGCAGACGTGCGGGAGTACGTCGGGACAGAGCGGGGGCAGCGCATGGACGCGGTGCGGCTCATCGTGACGAGCAGGCGCGCCCTGGCGGGGAGCGAGGACGGGCCGAGGATCATGACCGAAGCATGGCAGGCATATGCCTTGGCGCAGGCGATCGGAAGTCGGCTGGCGGTCTCCGGACCGCCTGAACTACGAGGCGAGGCACTGGGGTTGACGGAGCTGGCGGGCCGGGGCTGCGGCGTCCTGGACACGCCTCCGCTCGATGTGGCCGATCTGCGCGCCGCCCGGCTCACGGACCTGGGCGATGCCCGCAGGGCCCTCCTCGATCTCGCCACCCTGCTGGTGGAGTTGGGCATGGCGCTGGTGGCCGTGGCGAGCGCCGCGGCCGACGAAGGCACCTACTGGCAGTGCATGGAGGCCATAGACGCGGCGGACGAGTCCAGGGACCGGGTCAGGGAGATGCTGCGCAGAATGGCGGCGCGGGACGGGGAGATACGGGAGCGGCACCGGGCGGCGGGCTGAGGGCGTCCATGTCCGGTGAGGAGGGCGGGACCGGTGGGGCTGACAGGACGGACCGGCACCCGAACATGCAGGATGGAGGCATGGACCTTCGCATCTTCACCGAGCCCCAGCAGGGGGCGACCTACGACACCCTTCTCGCCGTCGCCAAGGCCACCGAGGACCTCGGCTTCGACGCCTTCTTCCGGTCGGACCACTATCTGAAGATGGGCGATGTCGACGGTCTGCCCGGCCCCACCGACGCCTGGATCACCCTGGCCGGCCTCGCCCGTGAGACCAAGCGCATCCGTCTCGGCACGCTGATGACCGCCGCCACCTTCCGTCTGCCCGGCGTCCTCGCCATCGAGGTCGCGCAGGTGGACCAGATGTCCGGCGGCCGTGTCGAGCTGGGACTGGGCGCGGGCTGGTACGAGGAGGAGCACAAGGCATACGGCATCCCCTTCCCGAAGGAGAAGTTCGGTCGCCTGGAGGAGCAGCTGGCGATCGTCACCGGACTGTGGGCGACCGAGGCCGGCAAGAGCTTCAGCTTCCACGGGAAGCACTACGACCTCACCGACTCGCCGGCCCTGCCCAAGCCCGCCCAGGCCAAGGTCCCGGTGCTCATCGGCGGTCTCGGAGCGTCCCGTACCCCGCGGCTGGCCGCGCAGTACGCCGACGAGTTCAATGTGCCGTTCGCGTCGATCGAGGACAGCGAGCGTCAGATCGGCCGGGTCCGTGCCGCCGCCGAGGAGGCCGGGCGGAGTGCGGACGCCCTGACGTACTCCAACGCGCTGGTGGTCTGCGTCGGCAGGGACGACCAGGAGGTGGCCCGTCGCGCGGCCGTGATCGGCCGTGAGGTCGACGAGCTGAAGGAGAACGGCCTGGCCGGCTCCCCGGCCGAGGTCGTGGACAAGATCGGCAGGTACGCGGAGGCCGGTTCCAGCCGTTTCTACCTCCAGATCCTCGATCTCCAGGACCTGGACCACCTGGAGCTGATCTCTTCTCAGGTCCAGTCCCAGCTGTCCTGATCCCTGCACGGCCGCGTCCCGCGTCGCCCCGTTCCCGCGGTTCTACAGTTCTGCGGTTCCGCGGTTCCGCGGGAACCTACCGGGACGCGGCCGGAGCGGGCACCTGCGCCCTGCACGGATGCCTGCACCCTGCGCAGAGGAGGGGGGCGAGGGGACCGGGGTGCGGTGCGAAAACTCCATGGCCACGCGGGGGCCGGCCCGTTGATACTCAGGCGTGTGTTTCTGACGATCTCCACCACAGGCGACGAGAAGAACCCTGCCACCGACCTGGGCTTTCTGCTGCACAAGCATCCCGGCCGCGCGCAGGAGTTCAGCACTTCCCACGGCATCGCGCATGTCTTCTACCCCGAGGCGGATGCCGAGCGCTGCACGGCGGCGCTGCTCCTGGAGGTCGATGCGGTGGCACTGGTCCGGCGCGGCAAGGGCAAGGCCCGGGGCGGAGCTCCCGACGCGGCACTCGGACGCTATGTCAACGACCGCCCCTACGCCGCCTCCTCCCTGCTGGCCGTGGCGCTGAGCGGTGTGTTCTCCAGCGCGATACGCGGAGTGTGCCGGGCCAGGCCCGAGCGTGCCCGGCAGCCGCTGCCGCTGCGCATCGAGGTGCCCGCGCTGCCCGCCCGGGGCGGTCCCGGCCTGGTAGGCCGGCTGTTCGAGCCGCTCGGCTGGACGGTGACCGCCGAACCGGTGCCGCTGGACACCGAGTTCCCCGAGTGGGGCGACTCGCGGTATCTCCGCCTGGTCCTGGAGTCCACCGCGCTGACGCTGGCCGAGGCCCTGCGCCACCTCTATGTCCTGCTCCCCGTCCTCGACGACGCCAAGCACTACTGGGTGTCCTCGGACGAGGTCGACAAGCTGCTGCGGGCCGGTGAGGGCTGGCTCGCCGGCCACCCGGAGCAGACGCTGATCACCAGCCGCTATCTCTCCCGCCGCTGGTCCCTGACC encodes:
- a CDS encoding nucleotide pyrophosphohydrolase, whose amino-acid sequence is MTEEEPGRREGLDVAGLQRRLADFAAARDWQPYHTPKNLVAALSVEASELVEIFQWLTPDQSARVMDDPGTAHRVTDEVADVLAYLLQLCEVLGIDALSALDAKIDRNEKRFPVPGAE
- a CDS encoding YcnI family protein, producing the protein MSVLAAAGAAFAHVTVHPESYAKGSTDGVLTFRVPNEADTAATTKVQVFLPTDHPILGVLVSPQDGWTAQMTTTKLKKPVKTDDGTVTDAVSEITWTGGRIRHGQYQDFQVAFGQLPDDTDQLTFKTLQTYSDGNVVRWIEETHKGGDEPENPAPVLRLTAEGTAQDSGTAASAPAATQEKSGGSTAQAASGSDSTARGLGVAGLVVGALGLAAAGFALARGRTRPSTSTPSSE
- a CDS encoding DUF6099 family protein, translating into MDAVRLIVTSRRALAGSEDGPRIMTEAWQAYALAQAIGSRLAVSGPPELRGEALGLTELAGRGCGVLDTPPLDVADLRAARLTDLGDARRALLDLATLLVELGMALVAVASAAADEGTYWQCMEAIDAADESRDRVREMLRRMAARDGEIRERHRAAG
- the modA gene encoding molybdate ABC transporter substrate-binding protein yields the protein MTRSERRSRRTLQLTGAVAAGLLALSACSSSSDSGSSDSGSKETSGASAPSSAKVSGTVTVFAAASLKESFTALGQTFEKQHPGTTVTFSFGGSDTLAASITGGAPADVFAAASPKTMAIVTDAKDTADTPVTFVRNQLEIATLPGNPDKISSLKDLTKSGLKVVLCDKTVPCGAAAQKALDASGLKLTPVSYEQDVKSALTKVELKEADAAVVYKTDVQAAGDKVEGVEFPESAEAVNDYPIALLKDAGNPEAAKAFIALVRSAEGSKVLTGAGFLEP
- a CDS encoding cell division protein SepF, producing the protein MNSHDVTDEQWEGLAQVVPLRGRDAWPSAVDHRATPYAETETRRRLVVLRVNVFADAREVAQTLMAGVPVLLDLTGAETEVAKRVLDFSTGVVFGLSFGMHRVDRNVFLLTPKGTEVRALMEGAEAPGI
- a CDS encoding membrane protein, translating into MRDQPDRDAAQWHRVLTLLADISLFIGTRGVWTSAAGHQLTIAAVVCVCYASILITGVLALVVRGTRSLARLDLVVLVTAVALVYCALSVKHGFSDESALTTQAARELLHGRPTYGQPWPWLFRHNIAYTPTVTGGYDYTYGYPPLTMLLTAPLLWLGHGALPAALVTTSALVLGTIVMWKLLPVPWRSAATLVCLGFGLVPTYARLGYPAVVALAFLVPVVVRWTRMGTGGRADWARAACLGAACASQQLPWFLTPFLIAGVYALRRGELGPRGAAAAVARIAGTAAATWLLINAYFVVSEPRTWLSGIALPLTQGAVLHGQGLVDISLYFTDGSDRVVWYSHAGMLLTAGLLAVFVLFVRRLGPAATVLPWCAFFLATRSQDGYYLLMTPLWLAAAVTVPPGAFATAWQPRLPQGRRGFRTAVAAALLAPSLAAVTLAATGGPPLRMKATAASRTALTVRTLTVRVHNTGDADLQPHFMVTTGQGMSRYWKVLAGPSSVAGHARATYLLQSPDGRLVLPGKGARIRVRAFTASPMTLSSQDVPLEREPAPAP
- a CDS encoding LLM class F420-dependent oxidoreductase is translated as MDLRIFTEPQQGATYDTLLAVAKATEDLGFDAFFRSDHYLKMGDVDGLPGPTDAWITLAGLARETKRIRLGTLMTAATFRLPGVLAIEVAQVDQMSGGRVELGLGAGWYEEEHKAYGIPFPKEKFGRLEEQLAIVTGLWATEAGKSFSFHGKHYDLTDSPALPKPAQAKVPVLIGGLGASRTPRLAAQYADEFNVPFASIEDSERQIGRVRAAAEEAGRSADALTYSNALVVCVGRDDQEVARRAAVIGREVDELKENGLAGSPAEVVDKIGRYAEAGSSRFYLQILDLQDLDHLELISSQVQSQLS
- a CDS encoding TOBE domain-containing protein, with protein sequence MQSYTIGQAARLLGVSPDTARRWADAGRVATRRDEGGRRVIDGADLAAFSVELARGGADEEDAPSYTSVRNAFPGIVTAVKLGDVAAQVEIQAGPHRLVSLLTREAVEELGLEVGMEATARVKSTNVHIDRA